The proteins below are encoded in one region of Pseudomonas putida S13.1.2:
- a CDS encoding lactonase family protein, giving the protein MFAYVGSRTTRERNARGDGITVYRLNQDAGTLEQVQLVDDLVNPSFLALNRAGDRLYTVHGDRSEVSAFSVDKASGKLTFLNRQSCEGKNPVHLALDPSERFLVVSNHITGTLAVLNVEENGALGGINQLLKLEGPTGPHRVEQPFAKPHFNPFDATGNYVLVPDKGLDRVFSFRFDNGKLHPADQPFAVAREGSGPRHIAMHPKAGFAYVINELDSTVTSYRFDSRSGALQPFQVLPSLPASYTGNSRASEIEVDRSGRFLYASNRGYDSIAVFKIDQGSGLLSPVDFVPSEGKTPRFFSLTPNQRFLFALNEDSDSIVSFAVDPQTGGLSKTDFSISTGSPVCMIFSA; this is encoded by the coding sequence ATGTTCGCTTATGTCGGATCGCGCACAACCCGGGAGCGCAATGCCCGTGGTGATGGCATCACGGTCTATCGGTTGAATCAAGACGCCGGCACGCTGGAGCAGGTGCAGTTGGTCGACGACTTGGTGAATCCCTCGTTTCTTGCCCTCAATCGCGCCGGTGATCGCCTCTACACTGTTCATGGCGACCGCAGTGAGGTCAGTGCCTTCAGCGTCGACAAGGCAAGTGGGAAGCTGACATTCCTCAACCGCCAAAGCTGTGAAGGAAAGAATCCGGTGCATTTGGCGCTGGATCCGAGCGAGCGGTTCCTGGTGGTTTCCAACCATATTACCGGCACCTTGGCAGTGCTCAATGTGGAAGAAAATGGCGCCTTGGGCGGTATCAATCAATTGCTCAAGCTTGAAGGCCCCACTGGCCCTCATCGGGTTGAGCAGCCATTCGCCAAGCCGCATTTCAACCCGTTTGATGCAACAGGGAACTACGTTCTGGTACCGGATAAAGGCCTGGATCGAGTGTTCAGCTTCCGCTTTGACAACGGCAAGCTGCACCCTGCCGACCAGCCATTCGCTGTTGCCCGCGAGGGTTCTGGCCCGCGTCATATCGCAATGCACCCCAAAGCCGGTTTCGCTTATGTGATCAACGAGCTGGACTCAACCGTTACCAGCTACCGTTTCGACTCGCGCAGTGGTGCCCTGCAACCGTTCCAGGTGTTGCCGTCGCTGCCGGCGAGCTATACCGGCAACAGCCGCGCGTCCGAGATCGAAGTGGACCGCAGCGGGCGTTTCCTCTATGCCTCCAATCGCGGTTACGACAGCATCGCTGTGTTCAAGATTGATCAGGGAAGTGGCCTGCTGAGCCCTGTCGACTTCGTGCCTAGCGAAGGGAAAACGCCGCGTTTCTTCAGCCTGACGCCAAATCAGCGTTTCCTGTTTGCACTCAATGAGGACAGCGACAGCATCGTGTCATTTGCTGTCGATCCGCAGACCGGTGGTTTGAGCAAGACAGATTTTTCGATTTCGACCGGCAGCCCGGTCTGCATGATCTTTTCCGCCTGA